A DNA window from Ovis aries strain OAR_USU_Benz2616 breed Rambouillet chromosome 7, ARS-UI_Ramb_v3.0, whole genome shotgun sequence contains the following coding sequences:
- the PLA2G4F gene encoding cytosolic phospholipase A2 zeta isoform X2, with the protein MLWALWPRWLTSKGLPLLGAVQLQKREKRGPQWKQWRRETHPFYDLQVKVLRAKNIQGTDLLSKADCYVQLWLPSASPSPARTRVVANCSDPEWNETFHYRIHGAVKNVLELTLYDKDILDNDQLALLLFDLRSLKPGLPHRHTFPISQQESHELQVEFVLEKSQVPAPEVITNGVLVAQPCMRIQGTLRGDGTAPHLEHGPRQIQLAVPGAYEKPQLLPLQPPTETGVPAMFTFHVNPVLSSRLEVGLGKKLMVQGDPRVKEETQTSKPGILLSSLALGQEQQCVVALGEGKEVAISVKAEMSSGDLDLRLGFDLCDGEKEFLEKRKRLVSKAFQQALGLSHAPDSSQVPVVAVLGSGGGTRAMSSLYGSLAGLQELGLLDTVTYLSGVSGSTWCISTLYKDPAWSQVALQGPIERAQARVCSSKMGAMSTERLHYYAQELGIRESSGHSTSLVDLWGLLIEYFLYQEENPAKLSDQKEAVSQGQNPYPIYASVNVRSNVSGEDFAGMWGSAFAASLDEIFLKTSGRGLSFLDWRKDSVNITDDCQDLQLHKPGRLRTRLFTPQGPFYQALLDICTSRLTSAKNSNFTRGLYLHEDYASGREFVAWKDLHPDAFPNQLTPMRDCLYLVDGGFAINSPFPLSLQPQRAVDLILSFDYSLDAPFEVLQMTEKYCLDRGISFPRIEVSPEDIKEPHECYLFAKAEDPSSPIILHFPLVNRTFRTHLAPGVERKTAEEKAGGDFVINGPDTPYGMMNFTYEPQEFEQLVALSRYNVLNNVETVRKALQLALDRRQTGDRTGG; encoded by the exons ATGCTCTGGGCGCTCTGGCCCAGGTGGCTGACAAGCAAGGGGCTGCCCCTCCTGGGTGCGGTGCAGCTACAGAAGCGAGAGAAGAGGGGACCTCAGTGGAAGCAGTGGCGG CGAGAGACCCACCCCTTCTATGACCTCCAGGTGAAGGTGCTGAGGGCCAAAAATATCCAGGGCACAGACCTGC TGTCCAAAGCTGACTGCTATGTGCAACTGTGGCTGCCCTCAGCATCCCCCAGCCCCGCCCGGACCAGGGTGGTGGCCAACTGCAGTGACCCCGAGTGGAACGAGACCTTCCACTACCGGATCCATGGTGCCGTGAAG AATGTCCTGGAGCTCACCCTCTATGACAAGGACATCCTGGACAATGACCAGCTCGCTCTGCTGCTTTTTGATCTGAGGAGCCTCAAGCCAGGCCTACCACACAGACACACCTTCCCCATCAGCCAGCAG GAGTCACACGAGCTGCAGGTGGAATTTGTTTTGGAGAAGAG CCAGGTGCCCGCACCTGAAGTCATCACTAATGGGGTCCTGGTG GCTCAGCCATGTATGAGAATCCAGGGCACCCTCAGGGGCGATGGGACAGCCCCACATCTAGAGCACG GTCCTAGGCAGATTCAGCTGGCAGTGCCCGGAGCCTACGAGAAGCCCCAGCTCTTGCCCTTGCAGCCTCCCACGGAGACGGGCGTCCCAGCCATGTTCACCTTCCACGTGAATCCAGTACTCAGCTCCAGGCTGGAGGTGGGCCTAGGAAAGAAGCTCATGGTCCAG GGCGACCCGAGGGTCAAGGAGGAGACCCAGACCAGCAAGCCTGGCATCCTGCTCTCATCTCTGGCCCTAGGCCAGGAGCAGCAGTGTGTCGTGGCCCTGGGGGAG GGCAAGGAGGTGGCCATTAGTGTGAAGGCAGAGATGAG CTCTGGGGACCTTGACCTGCGTCTTGGCTTCGACCTCTGTGATGGGGAGAAGGAGTTTCTGGAGAAGAGGAAGCGGCTTGTGTCCAAGGCCTTTCAGCAGGCTTTGGGGTTGAGCCACGCTCCTGATAGTAGCCAG GTGCCAGTGGTGGCCGTGCTGGGTTCAGGAGGTGGGACCCGAGCCATGTCGTCTTTGTATGGCAGCCTGGCTGGGCTACAGGAGCTCGGCCTCTTGGACACTGTGACCTACCTGAGTGGGGTCTCCGGGTCCACCTG GTGCATCTCCACACTCTACAAGGACCCAGCCTGGTCCCAGGTGGCCTTGCAGGGCCCTATTGAGCGTGCCCAGGCTCGGGTGTGCAGCAGTAAGATGGGGGCAATGTCCACGGAGCGCCTGCATTACTACGCCCAGGAACTGGGAATCCGggaaagcagtggccacagcacttcCCTCGTTGACCTCTGGGGCCTTCTTATTGAATATTTCTTGTACCAGGAG GAAAATCCTGCCAAGCTGTCTGACCAGAAGGAGGCAGTCAGCCAGGGCCAGAACCCTTACCCCATCTACGCCAGCGTCAACGTCCGCAGCAACGTCAGTGGGGAGGACTTTGCAG GTATGTGGGGCAGCGCCTTTGCAGCCAGCCTGGATGAGATCTTCCTGAAGACCTCTGGCCGGGGCCTCAGCTTCCTAGACTGGCGCAAAGACAGTGTGAACATCACAG ATGACTGCCAAGACCTCCAGCTTCACAAACCAGGGCGGCTGAGAACCAGGCTCTTCACCCCTCAGGGACCCTTCTATCAGGCTTTGCTGGACATATGCACCTCCCGGTTGACCTCAGCCAAGAACTCCAACTTCACCCGGGGCCTCTACCTGCACGAGGACTATGCGTCTGGCAGGGAGTTTGTGGCCTGGAAAG ATTTGCATCCAGACGCCTTCCCCAACCAGCTCACTCCCATGAGGGACTGTCTATACTTGGTGGACGGAGGCTTTGCCATCAACTCCCCATTCCCGCTGAGCCTGCAGCCACAAAGAGCTGTGGACCTCATTCTGTCCTTCGACTATTCCCTGGATGCCCCTTTTGAG GTCTTACAGATGACAGAGAAGTACTGCCTGGACCGAGGCATCTCCTTCCCTAGGATTGAGGTGTCCCCGGAGGACATAAAGGAACCCCACGAGTGCTACCTGTTTGCCAAGGCTGAGGACCCAAGCTCACCCATCATACTGCACTTCCCCCTGGTCAACCGTACCTTCCGCACACACCTGGCCCCAG GTGTGGAGCGAAAAACGGCTGAGGAGAAGGCTGGTGGGGACTTTGTCATCAACGGGCCAGACACTCCCTATGGCATGATGAACTTCACCTACGAGCCCCAAGAGTTTGAGCAGCTGGTGGCCCTGAGTCGATACAATGTCCTGAACAATGTGGAGACTGTGCGGAAGGCCCTCCAGCTGGCTCTAGACCGGCGACAGACTGGGGACAGGACTGGAGGCTGA
- the PLA2G4F gene encoding cytosolic phospholipase A2 zeta isoform X1 has product MLWALWPRWLTSKGLPLLGAVQLQKREKRGPQWKQWRRETHPFYDLQVKVLRAKNIQGTDLLSKADCYVQLWLPSASPSPARTRVVANCSDPEWNETFHYRIHGAVKNVLELTLYDKDILDNDQLALLLFDLRSLKPGLPHRHTFPISQQESHELQVEFVLEKSQVPAPEVITNGVLVAQPCMRIQGTLRGDGTAPHLEHGPRQIQLAVPGAYEKPQLLPLQPPTETGVPAMFTFHVNPVLSSRLEVGLGKKLMVQGDPRVKEETQTSKPGILLSSLALGQEQQCVVALGEGKEVAISVKAEMSSGDLDLRLGFDLCDGEKEFLEKRKRLVSKAFQQALGLSHAPDSSQVPVVAVLGSGGGTRAMSSLYGSLAGLQELGLLDTVTYLSGVSGSTWCISTLYKDPAWSQVALQGPIERAQARVCSSKMGAMSTERLHYYAQELGIRESSGHSTSLVDLWGLLIEYFLYQEENPAKLSDQKEAVSQGQNPYPIYASVNVRSNVSGEDFAEWCEFTPHEVGFPKYGAYVPTELFGSDFFMGRLLQLRPESRICYLQGMWGSAFAASLDEIFLKTSGRGLSFLDWRKDSVNITDDCQDLQLHKPGRLRTRLFTPQGPFYQALLDICTSRLTSAKNSNFTRGLYLHEDYASGREFVAWKDLHPDAFPNQLTPMRDCLYLVDGGFAINSPFPLSLQPQRAVDLILSFDYSLDAPFEVLQMTEKYCLDRGISFPRIEVSPEDIKEPHECYLFAKAEDPSSPIILHFPLVNRTFRTHLAPGVERKTAEEKAGGDFVINGPDTPYGMMNFTYEPQEFEQLVALSRYNVLNNVETVRKALQLALDRRQTGDRTGG; this is encoded by the exons ATGCTCTGGGCGCTCTGGCCCAGGTGGCTGACAAGCAAGGGGCTGCCCCTCCTGGGTGCGGTGCAGCTACAGAAGCGAGAGAAGAGGGGACCTCAGTGGAAGCAGTGGCGG CGAGAGACCCACCCCTTCTATGACCTCCAGGTGAAGGTGCTGAGGGCCAAAAATATCCAGGGCACAGACCTGC TGTCCAAAGCTGACTGCTATGTGCAACTGTGGCTGCCCTCAGCATCCCCCAGCCCCGCCCGGACCAGGGTGGTGGCCAACTGCAGTGACCCCGAGTGGAACGAGACCTTCCACTACCGGATCCATGGTGCCGTGAAG AATGTCCTGGAGCTCACCCTCTATGACAAGGACATCCTGGACAATGACCAGCTCGCTCTGCTGCTTTTTGATCTGAGGAGCCTCAAGCCAGGCCTACCACACAGACACACCTTCCCCATCAGCCAGCAG GAGTCACACGAGCTGCAGGTGGAATTTGTTTTGGAGAAGAG CCAGGTGCCCGCACCTGAAGTCATCACTAATGGGGTCCTGGTG GCTCAGCCATGTATGAGAATCCAGGGCACCCTCAGGGGCGATGGGACAGCCCCACATCTAGAGCACG GTCCTAGGCAGATTCAGCTGGCAGTGCCCGGAGCCTACGAGAAGCCCCAGCTCTTGCCCTTGCAGCCTCCCACGGAGACGGGCGTCCCAGCCATGTTCACCTTCCACGTGAATCCAGTACTCAGCTCCAGGCTGGAGGTGGGCCTAGGAAAGAAGCTCATGGTCCAG GGCGACCCGAGGGTCAAGGAGGAGACCCAGACCAGCAAGCCTGGCATCCTGCTCTCATCTCTGGCCCTAGGCCAGGAGCAGCAGTGTGTCGTGGCCCTGGGGGAG GGCAAGGAGGTGGCCATTAGTGTGAAGGCAGAGATGAG CTCTGGGGACCTTGACCTGCGTCTTGGCTTCGACCTCTGTGATGGGGAGAAGGAGTTTCTGGAGAAGAGGAAGCGGCTTGTGTCCAAGGCCTTTCAGCAGGCTTTGGGGTTGAGCCACGCTCCTGATAGTAGCCAG GTGCCAGTGGTGGCCGTGCTGGGTTCAGGAGGTGGGACCCGAGCCATGTCGTCTTTGTATGGCAGCCTGGCTGGGCTACAGGAGCTCGGCCTCTTGGACACTGTGACCTACCTGAGTGGGGTCTCCGGGTCCACCTG GTGCATCTCCACACTCTACAAGGACCCAGCCTGGTCCCAGGTGGCCTTGCAGGGCCCTATTGAGCGTGCCCAGGCTCGGGTGTGCAGCAGTAAGATGGGGGCAATGTCCACGGAGCGCCTGCATTACTACGCCCAGGAACTGGGAATCCGggaaagcagtggccacagcacttcCCTCGTTGACCTCTGGGGCCTTCTTATTGAATATTTCTTGTACCAGGAG GAAAATCCTGCCAAGCTGTCTGACCAGAAGGAGGCAGTCAGCCAGGGCCAGAACCCTTACCCCATCTACGCCAGCGTCAACGTCCGCAGCAACGTCAGTGGGGAGGACTTTGCAG AGTGGTGCGAGTTCACCCCCCATGAGGTCGGCTTCCCCAAGTATGGCGCATATGTTCCCACCGAGCTCTTTGGCTCAGACTTCTTCATGGGGCGCCTGCTGCAGCTCCGGCCCGAGTCCCGGATCTGCTACCTGCAGG GTATGTGGGGCAGCGCCTTTGCAGCCAGCCTGGATGAGATCTTCCTGAAGACCTCTGGCCGGGGCCTCAGCTTCCTAGACTGGCGCAAAGACAGTGTGAACATCACAG ATGACTGCCAAGACCTCCAGCTTCACAAACCAGGGCGGCTGAGAACCAGGCTCTTCACCCCTCAGGGACCCTTCTATCAGGCTTTGCTGGACATATGCACCTCCCGGTTGACCTCAGCCAAGAACTCCAACTTCACCCGGGGCCTCTACCTGCACGAGGACTATGCGTCTGGCAGGGAGTTTGTGGCCTGGAAAG ATTTGCATCCAGACGCCTTCCCCAACCAGCTCACTCCCATGAGGGACTGTCTATACTTGGTGGACGGAGGCTTTGCCATCAACTCCCCATTCCCGCTGAGCCTGCAGCCACAAAGAGCTGTGGACCTCATTCTGTCCTTCGACTATTCCCTGGATGCCCCTTTTGAG GTCTTACAGATGACAGAGAAGTACTGCCTGGACCGAGGCATCTCCTTCCCTAGGATTGAGGTGTCCCCGGAGGACATAAAGGAACCCCACGAGTGCTACCTGTTTGCCAAGGCTGAGGACCCAAGCTCACCCATCATACTGCACTTCCCCCTGGTCAACCGTACCTTCCGCACACACCTGGCCCCAG GTGTGGAGCGAAAAACGGCTGAGGAGAAGGCTGGTGGGGACTTTGTCATCAACGGGCCAGACACTCCCTATGGCATGATGAACTTCACCTACGAGCCCCAAGAGTTTGAGCAGCTGGTGGCCCTGAGTCGATACAATGTCCTGAACAATGTGGAGACTGTGCGGAAGGCCCTCCAGCTGGCTCTAGACCGGCGACAGACTGGGGACAGGACTGGAGGCTGA
- the PLA2G4F gene encoding cytosolic phospholipase A2 zeta isoform X5 yields the protein MDALAPTALCFPQAQPCMRIQGTLRGDGTAPHLEHGPRQIQLAVPGAYEKPQLLPLQPPTETGVPAMFTFHVNPVLSSRLEVGLGKKLMVQGDPRVKEETQTSKPGILLSSLALGQEQQCVVALGEGKEVAISVKAEMSSGDLDLRLGFDLCDGEKEFLEKRKRLVSKAFQQALGLSHAPDSSQVPVVAVLGSGGGTRAMSSLYGSLAGLQELGLLDTVTYLSGVSGSTWCISTLYKDPAWSQVALQGPIERAQARVCSSKMGAMSTERLHYYAQELGIRESSGHSTSLVDLWGLLIEYFLYQEENPAKLSDQKEAVSQGQNPYPIYASVNVRSNVSGEDFAEWCEFTPHEVGFPKYGAYVPTELFGSDFFMGRLLQLRPESRICYLQGMWGSAFAASLDEIFLKTSGRGLSFLDWRKDSVNITDDCQDLQLHKPGRLRTRLFTPQGPFYQALLDICTSRLTSAKNSNFTRGLYLHEDYASGREFVAWKDLHPDAFPNQLTPMRDCLYLVDGGFAINSPFPLSLQPQRAVDLILSFDYSLDAPFEVLQMTEKYCLDRGISFPRIEVSPEDIKEPHECYLFAKAEDPSSPIILHFPLVNRTFRTHLAPGVERKTAEEKAGGDFVINGPDTPYGMMNFTYEPQEFEQLVALSRYNVLNNVETVRKALQLALDRRQTGDRTGG from the exons ATGGATGCTCTGGCTCCCACAGCCCTCTGCTTTCCTCAGGCTCAGCCATGTATGAGAATCCAGGGCACCCTCAGGGGCGATGGGACAGCCCCACATCTAGAGCACG GTCCTAGGCAGATTCAGCTGGCAGTGCCCGGAGCCTACGAGAAGCCCCAGCTCTTGCCCTTGCAGCCTCCCACGGAGACGGGCGTCCCAGCCATGTTCACCTTCCACGTGAATCCAGTACTCAGCTCCAGGCTGGAGGTGGGCCTAGGAAAGAAGCTCATGGTCCAG GGCGACCCGAGGGTCAAGGAGGAGACCCAGACCAGCAAGCCTGGCATCCTGCTCTCATCTCTGGCCCTAGGCCAGGAGCAGCAGTGTGTCGTGGCCCTGGGGGAG GGCAAGGAGGTGGCCATTAGTGTGAAGGCAGAGATGAG CTCTGGGGACCTTGACCTGCGTCTTGGCTTCGACCTCTGTGATGGGGAGAAGGAGTTTCTGGAGAAGAGGAAGCGGCTTGTGTCCAAGGCCTTTCAGCAGGCTTTGGGGTTGAGCCACGCTCCTGATAGTAGCCAG GTGCCAGTGGTGGCCGTGCTGGGTTCAGGAGGTGGGACCCGAGCCATGTCGTCTTTGTATGGCAGCCTGGCTGGGCTACAGGAGCTCGGCCTCTTGGACACTGTGACCTACCTGAGTGGGGTCTCCGGGTCCACCTG GTGCATCTCCACACTCTACAAGGACCCAGCCTGGTCCCAGGTGGCCTTGCAGGGCCCTATTGAGCGTGCCCAGGCTCGGGTGTGCAGCAGTAAGATGGGGGCAATGTCCACGGAGCGCCTGCATTACTACGCCCAGGAACTGGGAATCCGggaaagcagtggccacagcacttcCCTCGTTGACCTCTGGGGCCTTCTTATTGAATATTTCTTGTACCAGGAG GAAAATCCTGCCAAGCTGTCTGACCAGAAGGAGGCAGTCAGCCAGGGCCAGAACCCTTACCCCATCTACGCCAGCGTCAACGTCCGCAGCAACGTCAGTGGGGAGGACTTTGCAG AGTGGTGCGAGTTCACCCCCCATGAGGTCGGCTTCCCCAAGTATGGCGCATATGTTCCCACCGAGCTCTTTGGCTCAGACTTCTTCATGGGGCGCCTGCTGCAGCTCCGGCCCGAGTCCCGGATCTGCTACCTGCAGG GTATGTGGGGCAGCGCCTTTGCAGCCAGCCTGGATGAGATCTTCCTGAAGACCTCTGGCCGGGGCCTCAGCTTCCTAGACTGGCGCAAAGACAGTGTGAACATCACAG ATGACTGCCAAGACCTCCAGCTTCACAAACCAGGGCGGCTGAGAACCAGGCTCTTCACCCCTCAGGGACCCTTCTATCAGGCTTTGCTGGACATATGCACCTCCCGGTTGACCTCAGCCAAGAACTCCAACTTCACCCGGGGCCTCTACCTGCACGAGGACTATGCGTCTGGCAGGGAGTTTGTGGCCTGGAAAG ATTTGCATCCAGACGCCTTCCCCAACCAGCTCACTCCCATGAGGGACTGTCTATACTTGGTGGACGGAGGCTTTGCCATCAACTCCCCATTCCCGCTGAGCCTGCAGCCACAAAGAGCTGTGGACCTCATTCTGTCCTTCGACTATTCCCTGGATGCCCCTTTTGAG GTCTTACAGATGACAGAGAAGTACTGCCTGGACCGAGGCATCTCCTTCCCTAGGATTGAGGTGTCCCCGGAGGACATAAAGGAACCCCACGAGTGCTACCTGTTTGCCAAGGCTGAGGACCCAAGCTCACCCATCATACTGCACTTCCCCCTGGTCAACCGTACCTTCCGCACACACCTGGCCCCAG GTGTGGAGCGAAAAACGGCTGAGGAGAAGGCTGGTGGGGACTTTGTCATCAACGGGCCAGACACTCCCTATGGCATGATGAACTTCACCTACGAGCCCCAAGAGTTTGAGCAGCTGGTGGCCCTGAGTCGATACAATGTCCTGAACAATGTGGAGACTGTGCGGAAGGCCCTCCAGCTGGCTCTAGACCGGCGACAGACTGGGGACAGGACTGGAGGCTGA
- the PLA2G4F gene encoding cytosolic phospholipase A2 zeta isoform X3 has translation MLWALWPRWLTSKGLPLLGAVQLQKREKRGPQWKQWRRETHPFYDLQVKVLRAKNIQGTDLLSKADCYVQLWLPSASPSPARTRVVANCSDPEWNETFHYRIHGAVKNVLELTLYDKDILDNDQLALLLFDLRSLKPGLPHRHTFPISQQESHELQVEFVLEKSQVPAPEVITNGVLVAQPCMRIQGTLRGDGTAPHLEHGPRQIQLAVPGAYEKPQLLPLQPPTETGVPAMFTFHVNPVLSSRLEVGLGKKLMVQGDPRVKEETQTSKPGILLSSLALGQEQQCVVALGEGKEVAISVKAEMSSGDLDLRLGFDLCDGEKEFLEKRKRLVSKAFQQALGLSHAPDSSQVPVVAVLGSGGGTRAMSSLYGSLAGLQELGLLDTVTYLSGVSGSTWCISTLYKDPAWSQVALQGPIERAQARVCSSKMGAMSTERLHYYAQELGIRESSGHSTSLVDLWGLLIEYFLYQEENPAKLSDQKEAVSQGQNPYPIYASVNVRSNVSGEDFAEWCEFTPHEVGFPKYGAYVPTELFGSDFFMGRLLQLRPESRICYLQGMWGSAFAASLDEIFLKTSGRGLSFLDWRKDSVNITDDCQDLQLHKPGRLRTRLFTPQGPFYQALLDICTSRLTSAKNSNFTRGLYLHEDYASGREFVAWKDLHPDAFPNQLTPMRDCLYLVDGGFAINSPFPLSLQPQRAVDLILSFDYSLDAPFEVWSEKRLRRRLVGTLSSTGQTLPMA, from the exons ATGCTCTGGGCGCTCTGGCCCAGGTGGCTGACAAGCAAGGGGCTGCCCCTCCTGGGTGCGGTGCAGCTACAGAAGCGAGAGAAGAGGGGACCTCAGTGGAAGCAGTGGCGG CGAGAGACCCACCCCTTCTATGACCTCCAGGTGAAGGTGCTGAGGGCCAAAAATATCCAGGGCACAGACCTGC TGTCCAAAGCTGACTGCTATGTGCAACTGTGGCTGCCCTCAGCATCCCCCAGCCCCGCCCGGACCAGGGTGGTGGCCAACTGCAGTGACCCCGAGTGGAACGAGACCTTCCACTACCGGATCCATGGTGCCGTGAAG AATGTCCTGGAGCTCACCCTCTATGACAAGGACATCCTGGACAATGACCAGCTCGCTCTGCTGCTTTTTGATCTGAGGAGCCTCAAGCCAGGCCTACCACACAGACACACCTTCCCCATCAGCCAGCAG GAGTCACACGAGCTGCAGGTGGAATTTGTTTTGGAGAAGAG CCAGGTGCCCGCACCTGAAGTCATCACTAATGGGGTCCTGGTG GCTCAGCCATGTATGAGAATCCAGGGCACCCTCAGGGGCGATGGGACAGCCCCACATCTAGAGCACG GTCCTAGGCAGATTCAGCTGGCAGTGCCCGGAGCCTACGAGAAGCCCCAGCTCTTGCCCTTGCAGCCTCCCACGGAGACGGGCGTCCCAGCCATGTTCACCTTCCACGTGAATCCAGTACTCAGCTCCAGGCTGGAGGTGGGCCTAGGAAAGAAGCTCATGGTCCAG GGCGACCCGAGGGTCAAGGAGGAGACCCAGACCAGCAAGCCTGGCATCCTGCTCTCATCTCTGGCCCTAGGCCAGGAGCAGCAGTGTGTCGTGGCCCTGGGGGAG GGCAAGGAGGTGGCCATTAGTGTGAAGGCAGAGATGAG CTCTGGGGACCTTGACCTGCGTCTTGGCTTCGACCTCTGTGATGGGGAGAAGGAGTTTCTGGAGAAGAGGAAGCGGCTTGTGTCCAAGGCCTTTCAGCAGGCTTTGGGGTTGAGCCACGCTCCTGATAGTAGCCAG GTGCCAGTGGTGGCCGTGCTGGGTTCAGGAGGTGGGACCCGAGCCATGTCGTCTTTGTATGGCAGCCTGGCTGGGCTACAGGAGCTCGGCCTCTTGGACACTGTGACCTACCTGAGTGGGGTCTCCGGGTCCACCTG GTGCATCTCCACACTCTACAAGGACCCAGCCTGGTCCCAGGTGGCCTTGCAGGGCCCTATTGAGCGTGCCCAGGCTCGGGTGTGCAGCAGTAAGATGGGGGCAATGTCCACGGAGCGCCTGCATTACTACGCCCAGGAACTGGGAATCCGggaaagcagtggccacagcacttcCCTCGTTGACCTCTGGGGCCTTCTTATTGAATATTTCTTGTACCAGGAG GAAAATCCTGCCAAGCTGTCTGACCAGAAGGAGGCAGTCAGCCAGGGCCAGAACCCTTACCCCATCTACGCCAGCGTCAACGTCCGCAGCAACGTCAGTGGGGAGGACTTTGCAG AGTGGTGCGAGTTCACCCCCCATGAGGTCGGCTTCCCCAAGTATGGCGCATATGTTCCCACCGAGCTCTTTGGCTCAGACTTCTTCATGGGGCGCCTGCTGCAGCTCCGGCCCGAGTCCCGGATCTGCTACCTGCAGG GTATGTGGGGCAGCGCCTTTGCAGCCAGCCTGGATGAGATCTTCCTGAAGACCTCTGGCCGGGGCCTCAGCTTCCTAGACTGGCGCAAAGACAGTGTGAACATCACAG ATGACTGCCAAGACCTCCAGCTTCACAAACCAGGGCGGCTGAGAACCAGGCTCTTCACCCCTCAGGGACCCTTCTATCAGGCTTTGCTGGACATATGCACCTCCCGGTTGACCTCAGCCAAGAACTCCAACTTCACCCGGGGCCTCTACCTGCACGAGGACTATGCGTCTGGCAGGGAGTTTGTGGCCTGGAAAG ATTTGCATCCAGACGCCTTCCCCAACCAGCTCACTCCCATGAGGGACTGTCTATACTTGGTGGACGGAGGCTTTGCCATCAACTCCCCATTCCCGCTGAGCCTGCAGCCACAAAGAGCTGTGGACCTCATTCTGTCCTTCGACTATTCCCTGGATGCCCCTTTTGAG GTGTGGAGCGAAAAACGGCTGAGGAGAAGGCTGGTGGGGACTTTGTCATCAACGGGCCAGACACTCCCTATGGCATGA